The sequence TGGAAAATGAAGCTAGACAAAAAGAAGTTGCACTACAAAAAGAATATGTTGCACTACAAGCTAAGGGAGATAAATTAACAGATGCTGAAAAAAAAGCATTTGAAAAAAAATCACAAGATTTTCAAGCTTTTTTAAACTCATCACAAGATAAGTTAAATAAAGAACAAATGGCTAAATTAAAGAAAATTGAAGATGTTTATGTAAAGGCTATTAAAAAAGTAGCAGCAGATGGAAAATATGACTATATTTTTGAAGCTGAAGCATTAAAAGTTGGTGGAGAAGATATAACAGCTAGAGTATTAAAAGAAATGGAAGCACTAAAATAATAAAAAATTTTAAGGAGGAGAGTTATGGAATATAGAGTAACTGACATCATAACTCTTCTTAATGCTGAATATAAAGGAGAGGTTGTAGAAAAAGTTTCTAAACTTTCTCCTTTTTTTCATTCAGATGAGAAGAGTTTAACATTTGCAGCAGATGAAAAGTTTTTAAAAAATTTATCTCAAACAAAAGCAAAAGTAATTATAGTTCCAGATATTGACTTGCCACTAATTGAAGGGAAAGGATATATTGTAGTAAAAGATAGTCCAAGAGTAATAATGCCAAAACTTTTACATTTTTTTAGTAGAAATTTAAAGAAAATTGAAAAGATGAGAGAAGATTCTGCTAAAATTGGAGAAAATGTTGATATTGCTCCTAATGTATATATAGGACATGATGTGGTTATTGGAAATAATGTAAAAATTTTTCCTAATGTAACTATTGGAGAAGGATCTATAATTGGAGATGGAACAGTAATTTATTCAAATGTAAGTATAAGAGAATTTGTAGAAATTGGTAAAAATTGTGTAATTCAACCTGGAGCTGTAATTGGTTCTGATGGTTTTGGTTTTGTAAAAGTAAATGGAAATAATACTAAAATTGATCAAATAGGAACCGTTATAGTTGAAGATGAAGTTGAAATTGGTGCAAATACAACTATTGATAGAGGTGCTATTGGAGATACAATTATAAAAAAATACACAAAGATTGACAATTTAGTTCAAATAGCTCATAATGATATCATAGGAGAAAATTGTTTGATAATATCACAAGTTGGAATAGCAGGAAGTACAACAATAGGAAATAATGTTACTTTAGCAGGACAAGTTGGAGTAGCAGGGCATCTTGAAATTGGAGATAATACTATGATAGGTGCTCAATCAGGTGTTCCTGGAAATGTTGAAGCAAACAAAATTTTATCAGGACATCCATTAGTGGACCATAGAGAAGATATGAAAATAAGAGTTGCCATGAAAAAGCTTCCAGAACTTTTAAAAAGAGTAAAGGCTTTAGAAGAAAAGAAATAAAATAAAAATGAAATTAACATATTTTTAAGGAGGTAGTAATACATGAAGTTAAAAAGTTGTTTAGTTTTGTTAGGAATTTTATCAAGTACAGCATTATTTGCTGCTCATAATGGGAAAATAATAATTGCCCATAGAGGAGCATCAGGTTATTTACCTGAGCATA is a genomic window of Fusobacterium nucleatum containing:
- a CDS encoding OmpH family outer membrane protein, which gives rise to MKKLLLVASVLLATSAFAEKVGVVDSQKAFFQFSETKKAQQSLESQAKKVENEARQKEVALQKEYVALQAKGDKLTDAEKKAFEKKSQDFQAFLNSSQDKLNKEQMAKLKKIEDVYVKAIKKVAADGKYDYIFEAEALKVGGEDITARVLKEMEALK
- the lpxD gene encoding UDP-3-O-(3-hydroxymyristoyl)glucosamine N-acyltransferase yields the protein MEYRVTDIITLLNAEYKGEVVEKVSKLSPFFHSDEKSLTFAADEKFLKNLSQTKAKVIIVPDIDLPLIEGKGYIVVKDSPRVIMPKLLHFFSRNLKKIEKMREDSAKIGENVDIAPNVYIGHDVVIGNNVKIFPNVTIGEGSIIGDGTVIYSNVSIREFVEIGKNCVIQPGAVIGSDGFGFVKVNGNNTKIDQIGTVIVEDEVEIGANTTIDRGAIGDTIIKKYTKIDNLVQIAHNDIIGENCLIISQVGIAGSTTIGNNVTLAGQVGVAGHLEIGDNTMIGAQSGVPGNVEANKILSGHPLVDHREDMKIRVAMKKLPELLKRVKALEEKK